Proteins co-encoded in one Candidatus Zixiibacteriota bacterium genomic window:
- a CDS encoding TonB-dependent receptor, which yields MKLWVLFLLLLSFAVAMGNGAGEEKVYQLPDTINVTAERFATPINNIPWPARTISIDQTAPKASLSEALDGVAGADLLGYGGMGQVSNIMLWGAPSSQILLLYDGRPVYNFATGGFNLSDYNMEELSRIELVKGTQSSLYGSEAIGGVINLIPRFEYLDKVTAGIDYGNFGYMGYNLSIARKVQNWHFNSQLEQNRSDNDRRNSGVRRDRVSFRSLCLPQKRNIELSFGYRYFRDTLGIPGAIPNPQAIPYYGNSESNSLVNYQKDFNHSFDARLKINPDPESPLSAQFDLYYEKKRLEYFGRYAYLGYSDSVDVIDRNTNIGRNSGLTGRLRWEKERFALSGGLEFLSGSSRIETINSSSSTSFVSDSTIQMISRGFRRHHRDTYAVWAGSGYNIFPIMRIDLNGRMELVNGAKLYESVNAGLQLISISPLSLKLAYGRAYRLPAFNDLYWPTDQYSEGNPNLIPEKGENFLFSISGKPGESISINADIFYRNVRDLISWAPVGKINDFASPRWTPSNLNRFHSTGIDFGLKVLFGKKFQIEGDLTYQRARQENMELVYSGADGRQLFEKTERAAAFVPSLKWRLGFSGELGKSRLDLNLVYTSKKSAYYAVYAFDSYYNSLISYARKNAPASILANLGVSHSIAGGISISLNINDIFDSKPVRQFGGFQERDYPSPGRIIKMGINFNWD from the coding sequence ATGAAACTCTGGGTCTTGTTCTTGCTTCTTCTCAGCTTCGCCGTGGCGATGGGAAACGGTGCGGGGGAGGAGAAAGTCTATCAACTGCCGGACACGATTAATGTCACGGCCGAGCGGTTCGCCACCCCGATAAACAATATCCCCTGGCCGGCACGAACTATCTCCATCGATCAGACAGCCCCAAAAGCCAGCCTCTCCGAGGCGCTTGATGGTGTCGCCGGGGCCGATCTGCTCGGGTATGGCGGGATGGGGCAGGTGAGCAATATCATGCTCTGGGGGGCGCCATCATCGCAAATACTCCTTCTCTATGACGGCCGCCCGGTGTACAATTTCGCCACCGGCGGATTCAATCTATCCGACTATAATATGGAGGAATTGAGCCGTATCGAACTGGTCAAAGGGACGCAATCATCCCTTTACGGCTCCGAGGCAATCGGAGGGGTGATAAACCTGATCCCCAGATTCGAATATCTCGATAAAGTCACCGCCGGGATAGATTATGGAAATTTCGGATATATGGGGTACAATCTCTCGATTGCCCGGAAAGTACAAAACTGGCATTTCAACTCGCAGCTTGAGCAAAACCGCTCCGACAACGACCGCCGCAATTCCGGTGTCCGCCGCGACCGTGTTTCATTCAGATCGCTGTGCCTGCCGCAGAAAAGAAATATCGAGCTGAGTTTTGGTTATCGATATTTCCGGGACACGCTGGGAATTCCGGGAGCGATCCCCAACCCGCAAGCTATTCCTTACTATGGAAATTCGGAATCGAACTCGCTGGTCAATTATCAGAAAGATTTCAATCATTCGTTCGATGCCCGGCTGAAAATCAATCCCGATCCCGAATCGCCGCTATCAGCCCAGTTTGACCTGTACTATGAAAAAAAGAGATTGGAATACTTTGGACGCTATGCCTATCTGGGATATTCCGATTCGGTTGATGTTATCGACAGGAATACCAATATCGGGCGCAATTCCGGTTTGACCGGACGATTGCGGTGGGAGAAAGAGCGGTTCGCGCTTTCCGGCGGTCTGGAGTTCCTCTCCGGCTCATCGCGAATCGAGACGATCAACAGCAGCAGCTCGACTTCTTTTGTCTCCGATTCAACGATCCAGATGATTTCCAGGGGCTTTCGGCGTCATCATCGCGACACCTATGCCGTCTGGGCAGGAAGCGGGTATAATATTTTCCCTATCATGCGAATCGACCTGAACGGACGAATGGAACTGGTCAACGGCGCGAAACTCTATGAATCGGTCAATGCCGGATTGCAACTGATTTCCATTTCGCCCTTATCTTTGAAATTGGCTTATGGGCGTGCTTATCGTCTTCCCGCATTCAATGATCTCTATTGGCCGACCGATCAGTATTCCGAAGGGAACCCGAATCTCATTCCCGAAAAAGGGGAGAATTTTCTTTTTTCGATTAGCGGCAAGCCGGGCGAAAGCATTTCAATCAATGCCGATATTTTCTATCGGAATGTGAGAGATTTGATTTCATGGGCGCCGGTCGGTAAGATCAACGATTTCGCTTCACCGCGATGGACACCCTCCAATTTAAACCGCTTTCATTCAACCGGTATTGATTTTGGTCTTAAGGTTCTGTTTGGGAAGAAGTTCCAAATTGAGGGAGACCTCACTTATCAGCGCGCCCGGCAGGAAAATATGGAATTGGTTTATTCCGGGGCTGATGGCAGGCAGCTTTTCGAGAAAACCGAGCGGGCGGCCGCTTTCGTGCCCTCTCTTAAATGGCGCCTTGGCTTTTCCGGGGAGCTGGGTAAGAGCCGGTTGGACCTGAATCTGGTCTATACTTCAAAAAAATCAGCTTACTATGCGGTTTATGCCTTTGATTCATATTATAATAGCCTGATTTCTTATGCCCGGAAAAATGCTCCGGCGAGCATTTTGGCGAATCTGGGAGTAAGTCATTCAATCGCCGGCGGTATTTCTATCTCATTGAATATCAACGACATATTTGACAGTAAGCCAGTTCGGCAGTTTGGTGGATTTCAGGAGCGCGATTATCCCTCGCCTGGCCGGATTATAAAAATGGGGATTAATTTTAATTGGGATTAA
- a CDS encoding S9 family peptidase — MKKNKRRLLVAEDLCRLNLITGVALSPDESKIAYTVENITEDKKKYFSRMHLLDIKSGQSRQFTFGEISDHGPVWSPDGKQIAFVSSRDKKTGIYIIPAEGGAERKIIEQDGSFGQLNWTPDGKTLVFAFRYNDSHTEKDEKKKKEAPVCRHITRLFYRLDALGFLPQDRFHIWKLDIASAKMNQLTKGRFDEQSPAVSPDGRMIAFVSNRYPDPDIEPMGDDVFVMSINGGRERKIPTPAGPVASPSFSPDSKRIAYLGHQYLKDAGGVHNFHLWVVGVNGKPAAKDLVPKFDRQCIDQTINDLGEGHGNPTLYWSPDGKRIYFTASDLGSTHLFYVPSRGGLPTRITKKNCHVSGYSMNGRKKFFAANVVDLSNPGDLYLIPAVYHGDLKAEKLTSLNKPLFSEINFPATREIWFKAHDGTEIQGWLVTPPNFNRNRKYPAVLEIHGGPRVQYGFSFFHEMQLLASKGYVVFYTNPRGGGGRGETWAGSIVNDWGGIDYQDCMAAADHLEKFPFVSKKRIGVTGGSYGGYMTNWIVGHTRRFQAAVTQRSVTNLESFMGSSDLAYNDEVEFGGHPWQNREGYLRMSPLTYAKNIRTPLLILHNESDLRCSIEQAEQLFATLKVMRRKVEFVRFPEEPHGLSRHGRPDRRLARLEWILKWFERYLK, encoded by the coding sequence ATGAAGAAAAATAAAAGACGGCTTCTCGTGGCCGAGGACCTCTGCCGCTTGAATCTTATCACCGGCGTCGCCCTCTCCCCCGATGAGTCCAAAATCGCCTACACGGTCGAAAATATCACTGAGGACAAAAAGAAATATTTCTCACGGATGCACCTTCTCGATATAAAGAGCGGCCAATCCCGGCAGTTCACATTCGGCGAAATCTCCGACCATGGCCCGGTCTGGTCGCCCGACGGGAAGCAGATCGCCTTTGTCTCCAGCCGAGATAAAAAGACCGGCATTTATATTATTCCGGCCGAGGGAGGCGCGGAGAGAAAGATCATCGAGCAGGATGGCTCGTTCGGCCAGCTGAACTGGACGCCGGATGGAAAGACGCTGGTCTTTGCGTTCCGATACAACGATTCCCATACCGAGAAAGATGAGAAGAAGAAAAAAGAGGCGCCGGTGTGCCGTCATATCACGAGGCTTTTCTACCGCCTTGACGCTTTGGGGTTTCTTCCGCAGGACAGATTTCATATCTGGAAATTGGATATCGCCTCGGCGAAGATGAACCAACTCACCAAAGGGCGGTTTGATGAGCAATCGCCGGCGGTTTCGCCCGACGGCAGAATGATTGCCTTTGTCTCCAATCGGTACCCCGATCCCGATATCGAGCCGATGGGGGATGATGTCTTTGTCATGTCGATTAACGGCGGCCGCGAGCGGAAAATTCCGACCCCGGCCGGGCCGGTTGCTTCACCCTCATTTTCACCCGACAGCAAAAGAATCGCCTATCTCGGACATCAATATCTCAAGGATGCCGGGGGCGTGCATAATTTCCATCTCTGGGTTGTCGGCGTTAACGGCAAACCGGCGGCCAAAGACCTGGTGCCGAAATTCGACCGGCAATGTATCGACCAAACGATTAACGACTTGGGCGAAGGGCACGGAAACCCGACTCTGTACTGGTCACCCGACGGCAAACGGATTTATTTTACCGCCTCGGACCTCGGTTCGACCCATCTCTTCTATGTCCCCTCCCGTGGGGGATTGCCGACCAGAATTACGAAGAAAAATTGCCATGTCTCCGGCTACAGCATGAACGGCCGGAAGAAGTTTTTTGCGGCCAATGTTGTCGACCTGAGTAATCCCGGTGATCTCTATCTCATTCCCGCGGTTTACCATGGCGACCTTAAGGCAGAGAAACTTACTTCGCTGAATAAGCCGCTCTTTTCAGAAATCAATTTCCCCGCGACGCGTGAAATATGGTTTAAGGCGCATGATGGTACCGAAATTCAGGGATGGCTGGTGACACCGCCCAACTTCAATCGCAACCGGAAATACCCGGCGGTGCTGGAGATTCATGGTGGTCCGCGAGTGCAATACGGATTCAGCTTCTTCCACGAGATGCAGCTTCTGGCCTCAAAAGGGTATGTCGTTTTCTATACCAATCCGCGCGGCGGCGGCGGGCGCGGCGAAACCTGGGCCGGATCGATTGTCAATGATTGGGGCGGCATCGATTATCAGGATTGCATGGCCGCGGCCGATCATCTGGAGAAATTCCCCTTTGTCAGTAAGAAACGAATCGGGGTCACCGGTGGTTCTTACGGCGGATATATGACCAACTGGATCGTGGGACACACCCGGCGTTTCCAGGCGGCGGTCACCCAGCGTTCGGTCACGAATCTGGAATCTTTTATGGGTTCATCGGATTTGGCGTACAATGATGAGGTGGAATTTGGCGGTCACCCCTGGCAAAATCGTGAGGGGTATCTTCGGATGTCACCGCTTACTTATGCCAAAAACATTCGCACGCCGCTTTTAATACTGCATAACGAAAGCGACCTGCGCTGTTCGATTGAACAGGCGGAGCAGCTATTCGCCACTTTGAAGGTGATGCGAAGGAAAGTGGAATTCGTGCGTTTCCCCGAGGAACCGCACGGTCTCTCACGACACGGAAGACCCGACCGTCGCCTGGCGCGATTGGAATGGATATTGAAATGGTTTGAGCGGTACCTGAAATAG
- a CDS encoding dockerin type I domain-containing protein: protein MQKCIFWLIPMTAVIFVLLFLNVASGTDISQSPEDAQQVMKDILAMPLAFTDNAGQQDQNVLPQVANDGERAIPPGRSVAEFLTPDGRFDLEATRRSGYQGSLDMKGFESAIDSATGQPIFRPSGTAAAADNPDDIYWDNGISPCIPGVCGNYWYDGYVLAMIIYDGKLIVGGRFTIAGCVFANNIVAWDGSSWSSLGSGTNNSVYTLTMYDGRLIAGGDFTTAGGVAANYIASWDGSSWSSLGSGTNSSVRALTVYNEILIAGGNFTMTGGVAANYIASWDGSSWSSLGSGTNSSVFALTVYNEILIAGGCFTMADGVAANKIASWNGSSWDSLGSGMDDCVFALTVYDGKLIAGGDFATAGGVAARLIASWDGSSWSPLGSGMNTDQVLALTVYDGKLIAAGFMTTVDSWDGSVWSSLGSEMDDYVHALTVYDGKLIAGGDFTTAGGVAVWRIASWDGSNWSSLVSAMNGLVSALTVYDGKLIAGGTFTTAGGVAAHRIASWDGSSWDSLGSGMNSAGLALTVYDGKLIAGGSFTSAGGVAANRIASWDGSSWDSLGLGMNGSVSALTVYDGKLIAGGYFNMAGGVAANRLASWDGSSWSPLGSGVGAEESAGGAAANRIASWDGSSWSPLGLGMNDNVYALTVYDGKLIAGGWFTTAGGVAANCTASWDGSSWSPLGTGMSGTVDALTVYDGKLIAGGWFTTAGGVAARLIASWDGSSWSPLGSGVEGIDPLVNALTVYGGKMIAGGEFTIAGNKVSAYLAAWTFSFDTDIAMISILAPSDTLIVGSQISPMAIIQNNGKSEESFPTVFQIGSVYLDTVNITLALHQIDTITFSPWPAANIGTYTARCFATLDNDQCPYNDSLMKSITVIPSGFTILSVSPSTGGNTGIVTIDIAGRLFESGARVKLTVSGQPDIIADSNVTFILDSSNIRAIFNLTNQELGIRNVVVINPGGDSAVYNSGLSIEAGFENLWYSIEGRNEIRINRWQTYTLRYGNSGNICEYDVMLWISSPPGISITSDIPTFPDSSSFTPVVVDTMLLWNILITKLRPGEEGQLILNCNVPLPQNEIRVNLCTAVSLGSLTDIFNSVRLDKGGYRANAPNYDEPPPGSAGAILFVGPHEENMFGHDAFYDGNGGVIDHYLHTELSNEFPEETIPFAQWRSHYAGLGSAYKGYGFPPGYSEEIGQAACDEYKKFLYDGTPYSVLGFWGGGPNNAVNCVGIAQQSYYKAGLPLDNWQFKATPRKLYLSITHRNDFCEPEDPRVFSIDSLNIWGLIYEMPPDVYAGKFLSPDGSKIFIPIGSCDPNDKVATDGFGSGHYILPELNTMYTIYFENVDSATASAENIQIVDTLDLNLDWNTLQFQEIYPGDGPDSIRPDYAASYNFDSVNGVLNWNLANINLPADTAPYWGEGWVSYSIKPKANLPTGTKIENIASIKFDENDWILAPMDSLAIFNTIDAGSPFSRINSLPDTTTSLRFNLSWLGHDDSLGSGIKSYAVYYRDTMDTKYTLMVEDVVSNSTEFTGQHGHTYQFYTIAEDNVGHTEIAPKPDSLLGMTTIWYPYICGDVNGNGLINIQDITFLINYLYKGGPAPNPLEIADVNHTGMANIQDITYLINYLYKDGSAPDCLGSGLLYASNKRSVAVDSGSVRCIVNDGKTIISITSPVEIYGLEMKLRSADSSTINLESNTGLDLFFKQESNEITLGLLDPQGKIFIPKGTNIILTVAGWVQIDSVLGADVNACPIYFKTAGPILPREFSLEQNYPNPFNPSTTIRFGLPKRVETKLDIYNILGQKVTTLIDGILEAGFHEVRWNGVDSYGHEAATGVYLYRLKAGEFSKTKKMLILK from the coding sequence ATGCAAAAGTGCATTTTCTGGTTAATTCCAATGACAGCAGTGATTTTTGTTTTACTATTTCTTAATGTTGCATCAGGCACCGATATTAGCCAGTCGCCTGAAGATGCGCAGCAGGTTATGAAGGACATTCTGGCCATGCCTTTGGCGTTTACAGATAATGCCGGGCAACAGGACCAGAATGTCCTGCCCCAAGTTGCTAATGATGGCGAGCGAGCAATTCCACCGGGCAGAAGCGTTGCTGAGTTTCTCACCCCTGACGGACGATTTGACCTTGAAGCGACGCGGCGGTCTGGCTATCAAGGCTCATTGGATATGAAGGGTTTCGAATCGGCAATTGACTCGGCCACCGGCCAGCCTATATTTCGACCTTCCGGGACGGCAGCAGCAGCCGATAACCCCGATGATATTTACTGGGACAACGGCATATCGCCGTGCATTCCGGGCGTTTGTGGTAATTATTGGTATGATGGTTATGTTCTTGCTATGATAATCTATGATGGGAAGCTCATTGTCGGAGGCCGGTTCACTATCGCAGGTTGTGTGTTTGCCAACAATATCGTCGCTTGGGATGGTTCCTCCTGGTCGTCATTGGGGTCGGGGACGAATAACAGTGTCTATACCCTGACCATGTATGACGGGAGACTGATAGCAGGGGGTGATTTCACAACGGCCGGTGGCGTGGCGGCGAATTACATTGCATCCTGGGATGGAAGCAGTTGGTCGTCATTGGGGTCGGGGACGAATAGCAGTGTCCGTGCCCTGACCGTGTATAATGAGATACTGATAGCAGGGGGCAATTTCACAATGACCGGTGGCGTGGCGGCGAATTACATTGCATCCTGGGATGGAAGCAGTTGGTCGTCATTGGGGTCGGGGACGAACAGCAGTGTCTTTGCCCTGACCGTGTATAATGAGATACTGATAGCAGGTGGCTGTTTCACGATGGCCGATGGCGTGGCGGCGAACAAGATAGCGTCATGGAATGGGAGCAGTTGGGATTCGCTGGGATCGGGGATGGATGACTGTGTCTTTGCCCTGACCGTGTATGACGGAAAACTGATAGCAGGGGGTGATTTCGCAACCGCCGGCGGCGTGGCGGCGAGGCTGATAGCTTCCTGGGATGGGAGCAGTTGGTCGCCATTGGGATCGGGGATGAATACTGATCAAGTCCTTGCCCTGACCGTGTATGACGGAAAACTGATTGCGGCAGGCTTTATGACGACGGTAGACTCCTGGGATGGGAGCGTTTGGTCGTCATTGGGGTCGGAGATGGATGACTATGTCCATGCCCTGACCGTGTATGACGGAAAACTGATAGCAGGGGGTGATTTCACAACGGCCGGTGGCGTGGCGGTGTGGCGGATAGCGTCCTGGGATGGAAGCAATTGGTCGTCGCTTGTGTCGGCGATGAATGGTCTTGTCTCTGCCCTGACCGTGTATGACGGGAAACTGATAGCGGGGGGCACTTTCACAACGGCCGGCGGCGTGGCGGCGCATAGGATAGCATCGTGGGACGGGAGCAGTTGGGATTCGCTGGGGTCGGGGATGAATAGCGCTGGCTTGGCCCTGACCGTGTATGACGGGAAACTGATAGCAGGGGGCTCTTTCACGTCGGCTGGCGGCGTGGCGGCGAACAGGATAGCGTCGTGGGATGGAAGCAGTTGGGATTCGCTGGGGTTGGGGATGAATGGCAGTGTTTCTGCCCTGACTGTGTACGACGGGAAACTGATCGCGGGGGGCTATTTCAATATGGCTGGCGGGGTGGCGGCGAACAGATTAGCTTCCTGGGATGGGAGCAGTTGGTCGCCACTGGGGTCGGGGGTGGGAGCAGAAGAATCGGCCGGCGGCGCGGCAGCGAACAGGATAGCTTCCTGGGATGGGAGCAGTTGGTCGCCGTTGGGATTGGGGATGAATGACAATGTCTATGCCCTGACCGTGTATGACGGGAAACTGATAGCGGGGGGATGGTTCACCACGGCCGGTGGCGTGGCGGCGAATTGCACGGCTTCCTGGGATGGGAGCAGTTGGTCGCCGTTAGGGACGGGGATGAGTGGCACGGTCGATGCCCTGACCGTGTATGACGGGAAACTGATAGCGGGGGGATGGTTCACCACGGCCGGTGGCGTGGCGGCGAGGCTGATAGCTTCCTGGGATGGGAGCAGTTGGTCGCCTTTGGGGTCGGGGGTGGAAGGTATCGATCCCTTGGTCAATGCCCTGACCGTGTACGGCGGAAAAATGATAGCGGGGGGCGAATTTACGATTGCGGGGAACAAGGTCTCTGCCTATCTGGCGGCATGGACTTTTTCCTTTGATACTGACATTGCAATGATTTCTATTTTGGCGCCATCAGACACATTAATTGTGGGTTCTCAAATATCACCAATGGCAATCATACAAAATAATGGAAAAAGCGAAGAATCATTCCCCACTGTATTTCAGATTGGTTCTGTTTATTTAGACACCGTAAATATTACTCTTGCCCTGCATCAAATTGATACTATTACATTTTCTCCCTGGCCGGCTGCCAATATTGGTACATATACGGCACGATGTTTTGCCACACTTGATAATGACCAATGCCCGTACAACGATTCATTAATGAAGAGCATTACTGTGATTCCATCGGGATTTACCATATTATCCGTATCACCAAGTACCGGTGGAAATACCGGAATAGTGACCATTGATATTGCCGGAAGGCTCTTTGAATCGGGTGCGCGAGTAAAGCTGACAGTGTCCGGGCAGCCGGATATCATTGCCGATTCGAATGTTACATTTATCCTTGATTCATCAAACATAAGAGCCATATTTAACTTGACAAATCAGGAATTGGGTATTCGCAATGTAGTAGTCATTAATCCCGGAGGTGATTCGGCAGTCTATAATAGTGGACTCAGCATTGAAGCGGGTTTCGAGAATCTATGGTATTCTATTGAGGGTAGGAATGAAATCCGAATAAATCGATGGCAAACTTACACATTGAGGTATGGCAATTCCGGCAATATATGTGAATATGATGTAATGTTATGGATATCGAGCCCACCCGGGATTTCCATAACCTCCGACATTCCTACATTCCCAGATAGCTCATCTTTTACGCCTGTAGTAGTTGATACTATGTTACTATGGAACATATTGATTACTAAACTAAGGCCGGGAGAGGAAGGACAGCTAATTCTCAACTGCAATGTTCCATTGCCACAAAATGAAATCCGAGTGAATCTCTGCACCGCTGTTTCCTTGGGATCGCTCACTGACATTTTTAATTCAGTTCGTCTCGACAAAGGAGGTTACAGGGCGAATGCGCCAAATTATGACGAGCCACCTCCAGGCAGCGCGGGTGCTATCCTATTTGTAGGTCCTCATGAGGAGAATATGTTCGGACATGATGCATTTTATGATGGCAATGGCGGTGTGATTGATCATTATTTACATACCGAACTTAGTAATGAATTCCCGGAGGAAACTATCCCTTTTGCCCAATGGAGAAGCCATTATGCGGGTTTAGGTTCTGCCTATAAAGGTTATGGCTTTCCTCCTGGCTATTCAGAAGAAATAGGCCAAGCAGCATGTGATGAATATAAGAAGTTTCTTTATGATGGTACCCCTTATTCGGTGCTCGGGTTCTGGGGTGGCGGTCCAAATAATGCCGTTAATTGTGTCGGAATTGCTCAGCAATCTTATTACAAGGCTGGTTTGCCTCTGGATAACTGGCAATTTAAGGCTACACCTCGTAAATTATATTTATCAATTACACATAGAAATGATTTTTGCGAACCAGAAGACCCCAGGGTATTCAGCATAGATTCTCTAAATATATGGGGTCTAATATATGAAATGCCGCCAGATGTATATGCTGGAAAATTTCTTTCACCTGATGGATCCAAGATATTCATTCCCATTGGCTCATGTGACCCGAATGATAAGGTTGCTACCGATGGATTTGGCTCCGGACATTATATACTGCCCGAACTGAATACAATGTACACGATCTACTTTGAAAATGTAGACTCTGCCACTGCATCAGCCGAAAATATCCAAATTGTTGATACCCTTGATCTAAATCTTGACTGGAACACTCTGCAGTTTCAGGAAATCTATCCGGGTGACGGACCCGACAGTATTCGGCCAGACTATGCGGCTTCATATAATTTCGACTCTGTTAATGGTGTCCTTAATTGGAATTTAGCCAATATTAATCTCCCTGCTGATACTGCGCCCTATTGGGGCGAGGGCTGGGTAAGTTATTCTATCAAGCCCAAAGCCAATTTGCCTACTGGAACCAAAATTGAAAACATTGCGTCTATTAAATTCGATGAAAATGATTGGATATTGGCCCCGATGGACAGCCTGGCAATATTTAATACAATTGATGCCGGTTCGCCGTTTAGTAGAATTAATTCTCTACCCGATACAACGACATCATTGCGATTCAACTTGAGTTGGCTTGGCCACGATGATTCGCTCGGTTCGGGAATTAAATCATATGCCGTGTATTACAGAGACACAATGGATACGAAGTATACTCTAATGGTTGAAGATGTAGTCTCCAATTCCACTGAATTCACCGGTCAACATGGCCATACATATCAGTTCTATACTATTGCCGAAGACAATGTAGGGCATACAGAAATAGCACCCAAACCGGATTCACTTTTGGGAATGACCACAATTTGGTATCCTTATATATGCGGTGATGTCAACGGCAACGGGCTTATTAATATACAGGATATCACTTTTCTGATCAATTATCTCTATAAGGGTGGCCCGGCGCCGAATCCTTTGGAAATAGCCGATGTTAATCACACAGGCATGGCCAACATTCAGGATATAACATATTTGATCAATTATCTTTATAAGGATGGGTCAGCCCCCGATTGCCTGGGCTCTGGTCTATTATATGCCAGTAACAAAAGATCAGTAGCTGTGGACAGTGGATCAGTGCGGTGTATAGTTAATGACGGCAAGACCATTATTTCCATAACGTCACCTGTTGAAATCTATGGCCTTGAGATGAAACTACGATCAGCTGACAGCTCAACAATCAATCTTGAAAGTAATACGGGTCTGGATCTTTTCTTCAAGCAGGAGAGCAATGAGATAACTCTTGGCTTACTAGATCCTCAAGGGAAGATTTTTATTCCGAAAGGAACAAATATTATCTTAACAGTTGCAGGCTGGGTTCAAATCGATTCAGTTTTAGGTGCTGATGTGAATGCCTGTCCCATTTATTTCAAAACCGCAGGGCCAATTTTGCCGCGAGAATTTAGTCTTGAGCAGAATTATCCTAATCCTTTCAACCCATCAACAACAATTAGATTCGGGCTTCCGAAGCGGGTTGAAACGAAACTCGATATATACAATATACTGGGGCAGAAGGTCACTACTCTGATAGATGGCATTCTCGAAGCGGGCTTTCATGAAGTCAGATGGAATGGGGTAGATTCATATGGCCATGAAGCTGCCACGGGTGTATATTTATATCGCTTGAAAGCGGGAGAATTCTCAAAGACGAAGAAGATGCTTATTCTAAAATAG
- a CDS encoding oligosaccharide flippase family protein — protein MPSLLRQFGKNIVTSWAGLVVRMLVVFLVNPIVIHSLGNHLYGVWVLIFSIVNYMTILDLGLQQALIRYISKFLGNGDYGKINSVLNTAFVVYSAAGIAVIIISAILSFFALNWFNIPAEYIAQGRAVLMIIGLNVAINFIMLPWGGSLGAFHRFDIANGIAIAEDILRTLVIIFLLKSGYGIVPLALTFLIFTLLRVITATVFLKRLHAPLRFNPRLADRSTFRMLIGYGVISFLISIAWMLIVNSSNVLIGYFIDTSAVTIYAIAVTLLVAVRNLISAVAMPLRPLVSHYETKNEKEIISLIYMKGTRYLYFLTFLAAGGIIVFADHFIALWMGPGYEASAGILRILVVPLAVYLPHAVGTAILYGIEKHTRILYVILAEGILNLGGSILLIQHYGLPGVAFGTAIAQIIIYLFVMPRVIRPILNINLGAFYSSIAKAAFLGFAISFGLSYLAKIAVTPENWGYFFGEILIVAFIGLLCGYFVVDRKDLEFLKAKLWNGLSS, from the coding sequence ATGCCGAGCCTTCTCCGTCAATTTGGAAAAAACATTGTCACCAGTTGGGCCGGCTTGGTGGTCCGAATGCTGGTCGTCTTTCTCGTCAATCCGATTGTTATTCATTCGCTCGGCAATCATCTTTATGGTGTCTGGGTGCTGATTTTTTCCATCGTCAACTATATGACCATTCTCGACCTCGGTCTCCAGCAGGCCCTTATCAGATATATTTCGAAATTCCTCGGAAACGGGGATTACGGCAAGATCAATTCGGTTCTCAACACCGCATTTGTCGTTTACTCGGCGGCCGGGATAGCGGTAATTATCATTTCGGCCATTCTTTCATTTTTTGCCCTGAATTGGTTTAATATCCCCGCCGAATATATCGCGCAGGGGAGAGCGGTGCTGATGATTATCGGTCTCAATGTGGCGATCAATTTTATTATGCTTCCCTGGGGTGGTTCGCTGGGAGCGTTTCATCGGTTCGATATTGCCAACGGCATCGCGATCGCCGAGGATATACTCCGGACTCTGGTGATAATTTTCCTGCTTAAGAGCGGATATGGCATTGTCCCTCTGGCGCTGACTTTCCTGATTTTCACCCTTCTTCGTGTGATTACGGCCACTGTTTTCCTCAAGCGACTGCATGCGCCGCTCCGGTTCAACCCCCGCCTGGCCGACCGCTCCACTTTCCGGATGCTTATCGGCTATGGGGTTATCAGCTTCCTGATTTCCATCGCCTGGATGTTGATTGTCAACTCCTCTAATGTCTTGATCGGCTATTTTATTGATACTTCGGCGGTTACAATTTATGCCATCGCGGTAACGCTTCTGGTGGCGGTCAGAAATCTCATTAGTGCGGTGGCTATGCCGCTGCGCCCGCTGGTCAGCCATTATGAAACTAAAAATGAGAAAGAAATTATCTCTCTTATCTATATGAAAGGAACCCGGTATCTCTATTTCCTCACTTTTCTGGCCGCCGGCGGAATAATTGTATTTGCCGACCATTTTATCGCCCTCTGGATGGGCCCGGGGTATGAAGCATCGGCCGGTATCCTGAGGATACTGGTGGTTCCGCTGGCGGTGTACCTTCCCCATGCCGTCGGCACGGCCATCCTGTACGGTATCGAAAAACATACCAGAATTCTCTATGTCATATTGGCCGAGGGGATTCTGAATCTTGGCGGCAGTATTCTCTTGATTCAGCATTATGGTCTGCCGGGCGTTGCCTTTGGGACAGCCATCGCCCAAATTATTATTTACTTATTCGTTATGCCGAGAGTCATCCGGCCGATTCTGAATATCAATTTGGGAGCGTTCTACAGTTCAATAGCGAAAGCCGCTTTTCTCGGTTTTGCCATTTCGTTCGGTTTATCCTATCTGGCCAAAATTGCCGTTACTCCGGAAAACTGGGGCTATTTCTTTGGCGAGATATTGATTGTCGCCTTTATCGGTCTGCTGTGCGGGTATTTTGTCGTCGATCGAAAGGATCTGGAATTTCTCAAGGCTAAATTATGGAACGGTCTCTCATCCTGA